From the genome of Chionomys nivalis chromosome 19, mChiNiv1.1, whole genome shotgun sequence, one region includes:
- the Tfeb gene encoding transcription factor EB isoform X1 yields MAQLAQWPWANPLCQDSVSPSVQWEQPYLCQPTFKDYEEEDDCFTDLSPLDCREPEPAAAMASRIGLRMQLMREQAQQEEQRERMQQQAVMHYMQQQQQPQLGGPPTPAINTPVHFHSPPPVPGEVLKVQSYLENPTSYHLQQSQHQKVREYLSETYGNKFAAHISPAQGSPKPPPAASPGVRAGHVLSTSAGNSAPNSPMAMLHISSNPEKEFDDVIDNIMRLDNVLGYINPEMQMPNTLPLSSSHLNVYSGDPQVTASLVGVTSSSCPADLTQKRELTDAESRALAKERQKKDNHNLIERRRRFNINDRIKELGMLIPKANDLDVRWNKGTILKASVDYIRRMQKDLQKSRELENHSRRLEMTNKQLWLRIQELEMQARVHGLPTTSPSGVNMAELAQQVVKQELPSEDGPGEALMLAPEVPDPEPMPALPPQAPLPPAAQPQSPFHHLDFSHSLSFGGGGDEGPTGYHDPLGTEHGSPFPNLSKKDLDLMLLDDSLLPLASDPLFSTMSPEASKASSRRSSFSMEEGDVL; encoded by the exons ATGGCTCAGCTCGCTCAGTGGCCTTGGGCAAATCCCCTCTGTCAGGACTCAGTTTCTCCTTCTGTGCAGTGGGAGCAACCGTACTTGTGCCAGCCCACGTTTAAAGACTATGAGGAGGAGGATGACTGCTTCACGGACCTGTCTCCTCTTGACTGCAGGGAGCCCGAACCAGCAGCTGCCATGGCGTCACGCATTGGGCTGCGCATGCAGCTCATGCGGGAGCAGGCGCAGCAGGAGGAGCAGCGAGAGCGCATGCAGCAGCAGGCCGTTATGCATtacatgcagcagcagcagcagccgcaaCTGGGAGGCCCACCCACCCCAGCCATCAACACCCCGGTCCACTTCCATTCGCCACCACCTGTGCCTGGGGAGGTGCTGAAG gTGCAGTCCTACCTGGAGAACCCCACCTCCTACCACCTGCAGCAGTCCCAGCACCAGAAGGTGCGGGAGTACCTGTCGGAGACCTACGGGAACAAGTTTGCGGCCCACATCAGCCCAGCCCAAGGCTCCCCGAAGCCCCCACCAGCAGCATCCCCTGGGGTGCGGGCTGGACACGTACTGTCCACCTCAGCGGGCAACAGTGCCCCCAACAGTCCCATGGCCATGTTGCACATCAGCTCCAACCCTGAGAAGGAG TTTGATGATGTCATTGACAACATTATGCGCCTGGACAATGTGCTGGGCTACATCAACCCTGAGATGCAGATGCCAAACACG CTACCCCTGTCCAGCAGCCACTTGAATGTGTACAGCGGTGACCCCCAGGTCACAGCCTCCCTGGTAGGTGTCACCAGCAGCTCTTGCCCTGCTGACCTGACCCAGAAGCGAGAGCTAACAG ATGCCGAGAGCCGGGCCCTGGCCAAGGAACGGCAGAAGAAGGACAATCACAACCTAA TCGAGAGGAGACGCAGGTTCAACATCAACGACCGCATTAAGGAGCTGGGAATGCTGATCCCCAAGGCCAATGACCT GGATGTGCGCTGGAACAAGGGCACCATTCTCAAGGCGTCTGTGGATTACATCCGGAGGATGCAGAAGGATCTGCAGAAAAGCCGAGAACTGGAGAACCACTCTCGGCGCCTGGAGATGACCAACAAGCAGCTCTGGCTTCGCATCCAG GAGCTGGAGATGCAGGCACGGGTCCACGGCCTCCCCACGACATCGCCATCCGGAGTGAACATGGCTGAGCTGGCCCAACAGGTGGTGAAGCAGGAACTACCCAGTGAAGACGGCCCAGGGGAGGCGCTCATGCTGGCGCCTGAAGTCCCCGACCCTGAGCCGATGCCGGCTCTCCCTCCTCAGGCCCCACTGCCCCCAGCCGCCCAGCCACAGTCCCCTTTTCATCACCTGGACTTCAGTCACAGTTTgagctttgggggtgggggtgatgagGGGCCCACAGGCTACCATGATCCCCTGGGGACAGAGCATGGCTCCCCGTTCCCCAACCTGTCCAAGAAGGATCTGGACTTAATGCTCCTAGATGACTCCCTGCTACCCCTGGCCTCCGACCCCCTCTTTTCTACCATGTCCCCTGAGGCCTCCAAGGCCAGCAGCCGCCGGAGCAGCTTCAGTATGGAGGAGGGCGATGTTCTGTGA
- the Tfeb gene encoding transcription factor EB isoform X2, protein MASRIGLRMQLMREQAQQEEQRERMQQQAVMHYMQQQQQPQLGGPPTPAINTPVHFHSPPPVPGEVLKVQSYLENPTSYHLQQSQHQKVREYLSETYGNKFAAHISPAQGSPKPPPAASPGVRAGHVLSTSAGNSAPNSPMAMLHISSNPEKEFDDVIDNIMRLDNVLGYINPEMQMPNTLPLSSSHLNVYSGDPQVTASLVGVTSSSCPADLTQKRELTDAESRALAKERQKKDNHNLIERRRRFNINDRIKELGMLIPKANDLDVRWNKGTILKASVDYIRRMQKDLQKSRELENHSRRLEMTNKQLWLRIQELEMQARVHGLPTTSPSGVNMAELAQQVVKQELPSEDGPGEALMLAPEVPDPEPMPALPPQAPLPPAAQPQSPFHHLDFSHSLSFGGGGDEGPTGYHDPLGTEHGSPFPNLSKKDLDLMLLDDSLLPLASDPLFSTMSPEASKASSRRSSFSMEEGDVL, encoded by the exons ATGGCGTCACGCATTGGGCTGCGCATGCAGCTCATGCGGGAGCAGGCGCAGCAGGAGGAGCAGCGAGAGCGCATGCAGCAGCAGGCCGTTATGCATtacatgcagcagcagcagcagccgcaaCTGGGAGGCCCACCCACCCCAGCCATCAACACCCCGGTCCACTTCCATTCGCCACCACCTGTGCCTGGGGAGGTGCTGAAG gTGCAGTCCTACCTGGAGAACCCCACCTCCTACCACCTGCAGCAGTCCCAGCACCAGAAGGTGCGGGAGTACCTGTCGGAGACCTACGGGAACAAGTTTGCGGCCCACATCAGCCCAGCCCAAGGCTCCCCGAAGCCCCCACCAGCAGCATCCCCTGGGGTGCGGGCTGGACACGTACTGTCCACCTCAGCGGGCAACAGTGCCCCCAACAGTCCCATGGCCATGTTGCACATCAGCTCCAACCCTGAGAAGGAG TTTGATGATGTCATTGACAACATTATGCGCCTGGACAATGTGCTGGGCTACATCAACCCTGAGATGCAGATGCCAAACACG CTACCCCTGTCCAGCAGCCACTTGAATGTGTACAGCGGTGACCCCCAGGTCACAGCCTCCCTGGTAGGTGTCACCAGCAGCTCTTGCCCTGCTGACCTGACCCAGAAGCGAGAGCTAACAG ATGCCGAGAGCCGGGCCCTGGCCAAGGAACGGCAGAAGAAGGACAATCACAACCTAA TCGAGAGGAGACGCAGGTTCAACATCAACGACCGCATTAAGGAGCTGGGAATGCTGATCCCCAAGGCCAATGACCT GGATGTGCGCTGGAACAAGGGCACCATTCTCAAGGCGTCTGTGGATTACATCCGGAGGATGCAGAAGGATCTGCAGAAAAGCCGAGAACTGGAGAACCACTCTCGGCGCCTGGAGATGACCAACAAGCAGCTCTGGCTTCGCATCCAG GAGCTGGAGATGCAGGCACGGGTCCACGGCCTCCCCACGACATCGCCATCCGGAGTGAACATGGCTGAGCTGGCCCAACAGGTGGTGAAGCAGGAACTACCCAGTGAAGACGGCCCAGGGGAGGCGCTCATGCTGGCGCCTGAAGTCCCCGACCCTGAGCCGATGCCGGCTCTCCCTCCTCAGGCCCCACTGCCCCCAGCCGCCCAGCCACAGTCCCCTTTTCATCACCTGGACTTCAGTCACAGTTTgagctttgggggtgggggtgatgagGGGCCCACAGGCTACCATGATCCCCTGGGGACAGAGCATGGCTCCCCGTTCCCCAACCTGTCCAAGAAGGATCTGGACTTAATGCTCCTAGATGACTCCCTGCTACCCCTGGCCTCCGACCCCCTCTTTTCTACCATGTCCCCTGAGGCCTCCAAGGCCAGCAGCCGCCGGAGCAGCTTCAGTATGGAGGAGGGCGATGTTCTGTGA